One window from the genome of Anopheles merus strain MAF chromosome 3R, AmerM5.1, whole genome shotgun sequence encodes:
- the LOC121595649 gene encoding uncharacterized protein LOC121595649, with amino-acid sequence MATVESFRQLLKPLIFYSKGVGVEIWTAPGKFVPASYYLSLHVAIYFSSTVFTLIKYSDDTLHMMKALITLGTCVQLYVKFIIGHKKASELKLLSDNIEQAILQRYEDGKAEEIAVLQRTGRILWFIFRFMRTSVSSAAFGFFLYPVIAYYTTGELMPLFMIELPYYGWTTIMGLAMNMFCQANILVIGTMGAIMSDFLFFMYAIFLNTIEDIFGITCLAQVLMGIFTVCDGMLLVALTFWFPTYCFLAVMFIELSIYFVIGHFVELKIDEMYNSIISMPWYKLPVEEQKEFAFLMCRQQRPMMLTAYGLLTMNFESYMSVLKGLYQFFVMIMQYVE; translated from the exons ATGGCAACCGTTGAAAGTTTTCGGCAGCTCTTAAAACCACTAATCTTCTACTCGAAGGGTGTAGGAGTAGAAATATGGACTGCTCCTGGAAAATTTGTACCAGCATCCTACTATCTTTCATTACATGTGGCCATTTACTTCTCCAGCACGGTATTCACTTTGATAAAGTATAGCGATGATACGTTGCACATGATGAAGGCTCTAATTACGCTGGGCACTTGTGTACAG CTCTACGTCAAGTTCATCATCGGACATAAAAAGGCAAGTGAGCTCAAGTTGCTTAGCGATAACATTGAGCAGGCTATCCTGCAGCGCTATGAAGATGGAAAAGCAGAGGAAATTGCCGTACTGCAACGTACTGGCCGCATACTTTGGTTTATCTTTCGTTTCATGCGCACATCGGTTAGTAGCGCTgcatttggattttttttatatccagTTATTGCTTACTATACGACCGGGGAGCTGATGCCTTTGTTCATGATCGAGCTTCCCTATTACGGTTGGACAACTATCATGGGACTAGCGATGAACATGTTTTGTCAAGCGAATATACTGGTGATTGGTACGATGGGAGCTATAATGTCCGACTTTTTATTCTTCATGTACGCGAT CTTTCTAAATACGATTGAAGACATTTTCGGAATAACGTGTTTAGCACAAGTGCTTATGGGAATATTCACGGTCTGTGATGGAATGTTACTGGTAGCTTTG ACATTTTGGTTTCCTACTTATTGTTTTCTGGCGGTGATGTTTATCGAGCTTTCAATTTACTTTGTGATTGGACATTTTGTAGAACTGAAG ATCGATGAAATGTACAACAGTATCATTTCGATGCCGTGGTATAAACTACCAGTGGAGGAACAGAAGGAATTCGCCTTTCTGATGTGCAGACAGCAACGTCCCATGATGTTGACAGCTTATGGGCTTCTCACCATGAACTTCGAGTCATACATGAGT GTATTGAAGGGTCTGTATCAATTTTTTGTGATGATCATGCAATACGTTGAATAA